The Anopheles coluzzii chromosome 2, AcolN3, whole genome shotgun sequence genome window below encodes:
- the LOC125908400 gene encoding selenoprotein V-like — translation MPGLIPKPVLLPMPVLIPMPVLKSVPVLIPVPILLPMPSLNPMPALFPKPVLIPVPVLMPVPVLIPVPVLIPVPVLISVPVLISLLVQVPIAVPISIAVLTVLTPFPVLIRSELHSFF, via the coding sequence ATGCCAGGCCTGATCCCGAAGCCCGTCCTGCTCCCGATGCCGGTCCTGATCCCGATGCCCGTCCTGAAATCTGTGCCAGTCCTGATACCGGTGCCAATCCTGCTCCCAATGCCAAGCCTGAACCCGATGCCAGCCCTATTCCCGAAGCCCGTCCTGATACCGGTGCCTGTCCTGATGCCAGTGCCCGTCCTGATACCGGTGCCAGTACTGATACCGGTACCCGTCCTGATATCGGTGCCAGTACTGATATCGTTGCTAGTCCAGGTCCCGATTGCTGTACCGATTTCGATCGCCGTCCTGACTGTCCTTACTCCATTCCCGGTCCTGATCCGTTCTGAattacattcatttttttaa